In Microbulbifer pacificus, the genomic stretch GTGCGTGCTCCGGCAGCGCAATGGCGTCTACGGTGGGCAGGTCGATCTGGATCTGGCGCGCATCCGGTTGCACGATTTCCATGACCTTCTCACCGGCGCGAATACGCCGTCCTATCCATTCCGCCGGGTCGGTGTACGTCGCGATACCGGACGCCGGCGCCTTTACCCGTGTCTTTTCTAACTGGGCCTGCTGAAAATCCAGTTCCAGATGGCGAATAGCCAGATCGGTTTCCGCTTCTGCCAGCTTGTGGCCTGCGGACGTCTGCTGGAAATTGTATTGGCGGGTCATGCGCAGACGCTCACTGTAGAGTGCGATCTCCTGCTGCACACGGTCGATTTCCGCGGAGACTTCGGCGTCTTCCAGAGTAAACAGCAGCTGGCCGTCCTCGACCCGCGCGTTGGGTGGAATATTGATTTCCCGGATAACACCGTCGGTGCGCGCAGAGACGATGCGCGGGTCGATCGCGGCGAGGCTTGCCGGGGCGAGTACGCTCTGACGCACCGGTAACAGGCACACGCCCAGGAGAAGACCGGCGGCGATCAGCGGGCGGCGGCGAAACCAGTGGCGTAGAGAGAAACGCTTTGCGCCGCGCAGCGCGAGCATTGCTTGGCGCACGGCCGCGGCCAGCTCCCGCAATATTTCCTGCTCCTGCTCGGAAAGCGCCTTGGCTCGGAGTAGCGCGAGACACCCAAGATCTGCGTTCCGCGCGCTGCCCAGTGGCATCAACACCAGTGTTTTATGCAGAATTTCCGTCTTATTGTTTGTGCCCGCACCGACAGCGGCTGTCGAGAACGGAATCGACAATTGCAGCGGTGGTTGCGTGTTGGCGCGATGGATGTTTTCACGCGCCAGTTGTTGCCAGTGGTGAGCTTCGCTTGCGGTGGCGTCTACCGCAACGACGTTGGATGCTGCGGTGAGCGTAAGCGCCGGACCAGACAGGAACAGGCAGGTGTCAAATGCCAGCAGCAATTGGCTGTCGGTACAGGCAATGCGCGCGATCTGGGATTCATCGCTGGCACTGCGCAACCGTTTTTCCAGGGCGAGAAATGTGTTGAGTTTTTCCAGCAGCCGCGTGTCCACTTCAGTTGGCTCCATTCGCGGGCTGGCCGGCGACAAGTTCGTCGCGCCGCGTGTCATCGAGTTCAAACTGCGCTTCGCCACTCATGCCGGAAATCAACAGTGCCGGGGTGGATGCCGCGGTTTCGATCTGGTCGATTTTTCCGATCACGCGCACGGTGCGGGTTACCGGGTCTACCAGCGGCACAATGCGCTGCAGGCTCGCGCGGTAGACACGCCCGGTTTCGTTGATGGTGACCTGAAAGTGGTCACCGATGGAGAGTTGCTCCAGCCAACCGGAGGGAATGATCGCTTCTACTTCCAGGCCGCGGTTGTCAATCAGTTCGAACAGCGGCATGCCGACCTCCGCGCGCTGGTGCGGCTCCACACTGCGACCGATCACAAAGCCGTCAAAAGGCGCGCGCACTTCACAGTAGCTGTTGCGATGCCGGAGTATCCGGGCGTTGGCGGTAGCCTCGGCCAACTGGGCTTCGCTCTGAACCATTTCCAGTTCGCTGATATTACCGCCCAGCTGCTTCAGGGAAATGTTGGCATCCAGCTGACGGCGCGCGAGTGCGCGCTGAGATTCCGCGCCTTCCAGTTCGGCCTTGAGTTCCGTGCAGTCGAAACGTGCCAGTACGTCGCCTTTTTCAAAGCGATCGCCGGCACGCAGGCGCACTTCGGTGATGCGCGCTGCCAGTTCGCTGGAGAGTTGCACACGGCTGAGGGCGTTGAGCTTGGCGGGAGCGGTGTGAGGCCGGACTGGCGCGCCTGTGGCAGTGCTGTGGAAAACACAGGATGCAAGCAGGGCTCCTGCGCAGGCAGTGGAGAGCACCGCGCGGAATAACTGTCGGGCGCGAAAAATAAATACCACGGTTACCACCTTTACCACTGTTACTGCATTTTTATCCACGGCTGCTGTTTCAGATTTGCTCTTTGCGCAATGCCGTTACCAGTGCGCTGCAGCCTGTCCCTGTTCACGGATTTCCGCCTCGCGTTTTTCCACCCCTTCCGGGTTGTAACCGCCGACGGGCAGCAGCTCCATGCCGGCGCTCTGGGTACGCATATCCGCTACCTGCTGTTCGATCACATCCAGCGGCTGGCGGTAGTCGATGTAAAACTCGGGTTGGAAGCCCACCGCGTTGCTGAGGCGTCCATTGGCGCTGCGCCAGTCGGCGTAACTCACGTCCCGTTGCACACTGGAGACCAGGGCCTGGGTGGCGGCGTGAATACTTTCGAGCTCAGTGCCCTGGCTCGACTGCCAGCGGGCGCGGGACTGGCTTGCCATCTCGGTGTCCAGTGAAGCCATTTCTTCGGCGTAACCGTGATTCAGCTGGGCGCGTCGCAGGTGGCTGTACGCCAGGTCTACCTGGGTGAGCACCGCGACGGTGAGCGCGGCGCGGCGCACGTCGCCGAGGCGCTCGGTATCGCGGGCGTAACCCACCAGGTCGCGTCCACCGACCACCGTCCCGAGCAGGTCCCAGGTGAGACGCAGGCTGCTTTCCGCCCAGTCGTTGTAGAGAAGGTAGCTGTTGTCGTCGTAGAAGTAACCGGTGCGCAGTTCCAGTCCGGGCAACAGTTGCAGGCAGGCCTTGCGGATTTCCGCAGCGGCAATGCGTTCGCGGTAGTCTTCCTCGAGCAGCTCGGGGCGGTTGCGCAGGCTGTATTGTTCAAGTTCGTGAATGCTCATTTCCGAGAAGGGACTGCGCAGTATGTCGCTGGCGCTGGCACTTACAGTAAACGGTGTGCCGGGTGGAAGCCCCATCAGTGAGGCGAGCTCCATTTTTGCGTTGTGCATGTCGCCTTCCAGCGCCAGCAGCTGCTGCATCAGGTCCAGCAGGTCGCGGCGGTAGGCGAGGCTGGCCTCGGTCTGGCGCAGGCCGCGCTCGGCGCTTTCGCGGGATTTCTCCAGGGCGCGGCGAGTCTGCTCAATGAGTGCGGGAAGCTGGCTCTGGGCGCGCTGGGCGGCGGCGGCCATCCAGAAGGCGTATTCCACATCCATGATGACGTTGTGCATCAGCTTGCGCTGACGCTCGATGGCAATCATGACGCCGTCGGCCGCCTGCTTGGCGGAAAGATAGTTGATGCCAAAATCGAGTACGTTCCATGAGAGTTCCAGGCCGGCGGTGCTGTAGGTTTTGTCCAGAGATGTGGATTGGGCGAGGGACTGATTGCCGTTCACGTCCTCGCTGCTGGCGAAGTGCTGTTTGTTGCGGTGATTGTAACCGGCGCTGGCGGCGATTTCCGGCAGCATGTCCCAGCGTGACAGGCGCAGGTTGCGGTTGGCCACCACGGCTTCCATCAGCTTCAGACGGTTGTCCATGTTGTAGGCGATGGCGCGGGCAATGGCTTCGTTGAGATCAATGGGGCCGGTTACCGGCTGCTGGTTGCCGAATGCGGTCTGCCAGTCGCTGTTGGCCCGCAAGTCTATGCTGGCGTCGTCCATGGCGGTGGGCTTAACCGCACAGGCGGACAGGGTCAGACCGAAGGCTGCCAGGGTGGCGAGGGGAGCCAGACGCATATCACTTTGTCCTTAGCATACTTATTGACTACGAAGTGCACGGTACAGCTGCGCCCGGTAAATCTAGTTGAGGTGACAAAAGTTGTTGGTACGAAGGTGCGAATTGGCGTTTGTATCTTTGAGAAATGTGTGTTTTCTCGCCGCTTTGGCGTCGTATTCACTGAATTGGCTGAATGCCGTACGTGGAGATTGGTTTCCCTCTCACTCCAGGGGGGAGGAGGATGGTGGAAAAATCTGGCAGTATCCGTACGGGGAATGTCTGTGATCCCCCGGAAAGCAATAATAAAAACAACGGAAACCGACGATGAGAGAGAGCCTCGCCCTTGGCCAGTATTCAGTTTAACGGTGTCAGCAAGCGCTACGACGACGGTCCCGCCATTGTGCCGGGGCTGGATTTGACGATTCGCGATGGCGAATTCATGGTGCTTGTCGGGCCCTCTGGCTGTGGTAAGTCCACCACTCTGCGCATGATCGCGGGGCTGGAATCCATTACCGCCGGCGACCTGATAATCGGTGGCCACCGGGTCAACGACCTGCCCCCCAAGGACCGGGACATCGCCATGGTGTTCCAGAATTACGCCCTCTACCCGCACATGAGCGTGTTCGAGAACATGGCGTTCGGCCTGCGGGTGCGGAATTTTCCCAAGCTGGGTATTGAGCGGCGGGTGCGGGATGCGGCGGACACTCTTGGTCTTTCCGATCTTCTCGGGCGCAAACCCGGCCAGCTCTCCGGGGGCCAGTGTCAGCGGGTGGCACTGGGCCGCGCCATGGTGCGCGATCCGCAGGTATTTCTGTTCGACGAGCCGCTCTCTAACCTCGATGCCGAGCTGCGGGTGCAGATGCGCGGGGTGATCCACCGTCTGCACCGCCAGCTGGGCACTACCTCCGTATATGTCACCCACGACCAGGTAGAGGCTATGACCCTCGGCTCGCGTATCGCCATTCTCGATCGCGGTGAGCTGATGCAGGTGGGTACGCCGCTGGAGTTGTACAACGATCCGGACAATACCTTCGTCGCCGGTTTCATGGGCTCGCCGCCGATGAACCTGGTGTCGGTGGTGCACGACGGCACCCAGCTCACCTGTGAATTGATCAATCTGCCGCACCCGAAGCTACAGGGCTTGAAGCCGAATCTGCTGCTGGGGTTGCGTCCGGAAAAGCTGGTGTATGCCGCCAGCGCTCCCGCCCACTGGCCGCGGCTCCGGGGTGAGATTGAACTGGTGGAGAGCCTGGGTGCGGAGATGCTGGTGCATCTGCGCGCGGGGGCGGATCAGGTCATTGCTCGTCTGCCAGGTTTGCGGGTGTTCACTCTCGGCGATGTGCTGGAACTCGCCTTCGACCCGGCGGCGGTGTATCTGTTTGACGCGCAGAGCCAGCAGCGTATTCGCAGCGATGGCGCCAGGGCCGGGGCAGGTGTGTGTTGAAACGATCGGGTGCTGCGTATTGGCTGCTCGTTTTTCTGGTGCTGGCCATCGAGGTACACGCCGCGGAAACCCTGAACCTCTGGCACGGTTATCGCGGCGCCGAGCGCGTCGCCTTTGAACAGCTGATCGACGACTACAACCACAGTCAGAGCGATGTTCAGGTCAAGGCGCTGGCCGTGCCCTTCGGCAGTTACGCCGACAAACTCTCCGCCGCACTGCCGCGAGGCCAGGGGCCGGATCTTTTTGTATTCGCACACGACCGCCTCGGGGGCTGGGCGAGTGCCGGGCATACCGTGGCGCCCATCGACCACTACGTCGGAGAAGACATACTGCGCCGCTTTCCCCCGAACCTGATCGATGCCATGACCTTCGGCGGTGAGCTCTACGGCCTGCCGCTTGCCTTCAAGAGCCCGGCGCTGATTCTCAATACCGATCTGGTGCAGACCGCGCCTGCCACCACCGATGCCATGGTGGCCGAGGCCCGCCGTCACACCGATCGTAAGGCCGGGCACTTTGGCCTCGCCTACAGCTACACCGAACCCTTCTTTCACGGGGCTCTGATGAACAGCTTTGGCCGCGGTCCTTTTGATCGCGGTGGCAATCTGGATCTCGCCAGCCGCGCCAATATCGATTCCGTGGATATGTTGGTGCGCTGGGTGCGGCTGGACCGTATTTTGCCGGAGGAACCCAGCAGCACTCTGGTTACCAGCCTGTTCAATCAAGGGCGTGCCGCCATGGTCATCAGCGGTCCGTGGATGTTGGGGGAAATTGCCCCGGGGGTGAATTACCGGGTCGTACCTCTGCCGGTCAACAGCGACAGCGGCTTGCCACTGGCGCCCTGGGTGGCGGTGGAGGGGCTGTTTCTGTCGCCCTGGTCGAAAAATCCCGCCGCGGCGGTCGCATTGATGGACTATCTGACCCGTCGCTCCTCCGCGGAGAAAATGGGGATAGATGGTGGGCAGCTGCCGGCCAATATCCGCGCCTTTGAACATCCGCGTATCGCCACCGACGATACCGCCATGGCGTTTCGCCGCCAATTGGAAGTGGCGGTACCCATTCCCAATCTGCCGGCCATGACCCTGCTGTGGGTGCCGCTGGAAAATGTGCTGAAAAAAGTGGTGAAGGGCGCGGCACAACCGGAAGCGGAGATGCGCCAGCTGCAGCGCAGCCTGAGTGCGGATCTGGCGCGACTGGAGCGTTCCCGCGTCCGCGACCACAGTCCGGTTCAGATGCCGCAATGGATGTGGCTGTTACCGTTGGCGTTGTTACTGGTGGCGCTGCTGCTGTGGCGCCGCTACAGGGGGCAGATGGCTGCGGGTTGGTGGGCCTACCGCACCGCGTACCTTTATATTCTGCCGGCCATGCTGGGCATGTTGGTGCTCGTATTTTTTCCGCTGGCTTACGGTCTGCTGCTGTCGTTTACCGACACCACCGTGTTCAATGAGCACACGCCGCTGTGGTCGCGCTTTGCGGGGGTCGACAACTATGCCGCAATACTTGGAGATTTTCATTTATGGCGGGGCCAGGGCAGCGAGCGCAGTCTCGATTTTGACAATTTCTATTGGACTCTGCTGATCACGATTTTGTGGACCGCGAGCAATGTGATGCTCGCGGTGGGGCTGGCGTTGGTGCTGGCATTGGCACTGGACAAACCCATCTTTGGTCGCGCCTGGTTCCGCCTGATTCTGATTCTCCCCTGGGCCATACCCAACTACATTACCGCCCTGGTGTGGAAGGGGATGTTTCACCCTCAGTTCGGGGTCGTCAATCAGGGGTTGCAGGTCATGGGCATGACGCCGGTGGCCTGGTTCGACTCCATCGGCGCCAGCTTTTTTACCGGGCTTGTGACCAATGTGTGGCTGAGTATCCCGTTTATGATGGTGGTCATTCTGGGCGGCCTGCAGTCAATCCCGCGGGAACTCTATGAAGTGGCGAAGGTGGAAGGTGCCGGGCGCTGGTTCCAGTTTCGCGCCATCACTCTGCCGCTGCTGAAACCGGTGTTGATTCCGGCGGTGATCCTGTCGGTGGTGTGGACCTTCAACATGTTCAATGTCATCTATCTGGTGAGCGACGGTGCGCCGGCGGGAGCCAACGATATCCTGATCACCAAGGCGTTCCGTATTGGTTTTGAAAAATACCAGTACGCGTACGCGGCGGCCTACTCCATGGTGATTCTGGTACTGCTTTTCTGTTACGCCATGTGGCAAATGCGGGTGAGCCGGACGCTGGAGGTGGTGCGGTGAATACGGCCGTCGGGCGACGAAAACAGGTTCTTCCCTCGCGGCTGGTAACAGTTCTGCGGGATATCTTCAGCTGGCGTTTTGCCCTGCTGGTGTTTTCCACTCTAATTGTGATCTACCCATTGTTATGGGTGGTGAGCCTTGCCTTTTCCGGTCAGCAGTCCCTGACCCTGGTGCGGTTACCGGAGGACGCCAGTATCGTTCAGCAGTTGCAGGCCCTGATCCCGTTGCCCGAGCAGTGGACGCTGGGTAACTTCCGCGCAGTGCTTACGGAGCAGCCGTTTCTGCGCTGGCTTGGCAACAGCCTGGTGGTCGCGTTGGCCACCACCGTAGTCGGTCTATCCCTCAGTTGCACCGCGGCCTATGCCTTTTCCCGATTCCGTTTTGCCGGGCGCGAGCGCGGCATGTTGCTGTTTCTGATTTCGCAAATGTTTCCCGCAGTATTGATGCTGATTCCTCTGTACGTGATCGTGGTGCAGTGGTTGGGGCTCGGCAATTCCTGGCTGGGCTTGATTCTGGTCTACTCCATTACCGCACTGCCGTTCTGTGTATGGATGCTGAAAGGGTATTTCGACACTCTGCCTTTTGAAATTGAGGAATCCGCGCTATTGGATGGTGCGAGCCGCTGGACCATTTTCATCCGCATCATCCTGCCGTTGGCGCGCCCAGCCATTGCGGTTACCGGTTTGTTCGCATTCATGACCGCTTGGAATGAATTTATCCTCGCCTCCATCTTTATGGACGATGAATCCCGCTACACGGTCCCCGTGGGCCTGCGTTTTTTTGTAAGCGACTACGCTTCCGAATGGGGTTTCTTTGCCGCCGGTTCCATTCTGGTCTCACTGCCGGTTATGCTGCTGTTTCTCTCTCTACAGCGCTTTCTGGTGTCCGGGCTCTCCGCGGGCGCCGTAAAGGGATAAGTGAATAAATAGCGTAACCACCGATTAAATGATTCCACCTATAAAAACAGGCGTGACGCCATGCACAATAATTTTTACCCACTGCTCTTCCGCGTTAAAGCGCTTGTACTGGCCACCTGCACTTTCGGAGGCGCAATGACCAGTGCCGCTGAAAATTCCGCAGAAAGCAATGTGGTTCACCAGCCGCAATTTCGAGGTGTACAGCTCTACACGCTGCGCAACCAGATGCAGGAAAGTGTGGACCAGACTCTGACCAGAGTGGCTGCGGCCGGCTACCGCCAGGTGGAATTTGCCGGTTTCTACGATCACAGTGCTCGCGAGATACGTACGTTGCTGGATAACCACGGGCTCACCGCGCCGGCCAGTCATTTCCCGCTGGAAGCCATGGAGGCGGACTTTGCTGCGGTGATCGAGCAGGCGAAGACACTCGGCAGCCGTTATATCGTGCTGGCATGGCTGGAGCAGAGCCGGCGCAGCGCGGCGGATTACCGCAGGCTGGTGGAAGGCTTGAACGATTGGGGGCGTCAGGCCCGGGCGGCGGGATTGCGCCTCGCCTATCACAACCACGATTTTGAATTTGAATCCACATCAGACCAGGGCGATGGATTTATTCCCTATCAGCTGTTGCTGGACAATACCGATCCACAGCTGGTGTATTTCGAAATGGATCTGTACTGGATGCACAGGGCCGGGCAGGAACCGGAGCATTATTTCAGCCGTTACCCCGGGCGCTTTCCGCTGTGGCATTTGAAAGACGCGGATACCGAGGGCGGTATGGCGGACGTAGGGCAGGGTGTCATCGATTTTCCCGCGCTGCTCGCGCACGCCAAACAGGCCGGGCTGGAATATGCGTTTGTGGAGCGCGACGATGCGGCCGCGCCCTACGACAGTATTCAGCGCAGCCTGCGCACGATTAAACGCTGGGATTGAATGTATTCCATCAGCCCGCCGGCGCGGGCCCGGTACTTTTTCGGATCATCAGCCGATGCGGCAGTATCTTGTTGCACGCCTGCATTTTTTTGCCATTCAGCTGTGGCAGCAGCAGCTCCATACACTCGATACCGATTTCCGTCATCGGCTGGGCCACAGTGGTGAGTGCGGGGTAGCAGTATTCCGCGTAGGAAATATCGTCAAAACCCATTACCGATACATCCTGCGGAATCCGCAGGCCCATATCGTGCAGAGTGGCCAGGCAGCTCATGGCCATTTCATCGCTGAAGTTGAAGATCGCGGTGGGCCGGTTGGGCTGCGCCATCAGCTTGCGTGTGGCTTGCTCCGCGTCTTTCAGCCCGTAATTTCCCGCTTCGATCAGTGAATCGTCCACCTGGATGCCCGCACCGCGCAGGGCGTAGCGGTAGCCCTTGAGACGATCCTGGGTGCTGGGGGATTTCAGATGCCCGGTAATGGCGGCGATGCGTTTGTGGCCGAGGGTAATCAGGTAGTTCACCGCTTCCTCCGCCGCCGCCACGTTGTCGATATTCACCTTGGGCAGGCCGGGAAGATCAATCGGCTCGCAGGCGTTGACCATCGGCGGCAGCTGATCCGCCAGCGGGATATCCGGGTCGACATCGATGGGAAGGTTGGAGCAGAACAGCAGGATACCGTCGGCCTGTCGGGAACGGGCCATGGCGGCGAAGGAGCGCTCGCGGCTCTCAAGTTCCTGGGTGTCGCCGAGCAGCAGTGAATAACCGTTCTCCAGTGCGATACTTTCGATGGCTCGGATCACCGGATAGTTGAATGCACTGGTGACGTCCGGAATGATGGCCACCAGGTTGTTGGTCTTGGCCTTGCGCAACCCCGCACCCAGATTGCTTGGGGTATAACCGGTGCGATTGATGACTTCGAGCACCTGGTTGCGCTTCTCTTCGCTAACCAGTTCCGGGTTGTGAATCACCCGGGATACCGTGGACGGGGACACGTTCGCCGCTTTGGCGATTTCGATGATGCCAGTCATGGTGCTTTCTCTCGTTTTTTATAATTGTTTTTACCGCCGTTTGAGTACTTCTTATTTCGTGGTACTTCTTATTTCATGGTACGTCTCAAAACTATCGCAGGCCCGATCGATGATAGCGGTTGCGGGGCAGCAGTGCATCGGTTTCCTTGAGTTTGGGATGATCGTTTAATCAACGGAGCATTTGAGGATGAATCATTTTCGAGAAACGTTTTCAGAAGGCCGGTGTGTTTGATTTTGATCCCCGGGATCTGAAAATTTTCAGTATGCCGTGTGCCTGCTCCATGAAAAAGGGGCGCCGTGGCGCCCCGCAAAATACTACTGACGAACGTTACTGAATCAGCAGGTTGAAGCCCGGCTGGATAAAAATCGTATCCGGATGGGCTATATCAGTGGTGCTCCAGTTGTTGATGTTGACCGTGCCGTTACCGGTGTAGGAGAAGAATGCGGCTCCCGGGTGCGGTGAGGAGAAGCGCGAGGTGGTCACGCCGTCGAGGCCGGTGCCGTCAATGACGATATCGTTGAACACAATATTCTGGAAACCGCCGCCGTAGCCCACCTGGATAGCGCTGCGCTGGGTGTCGTAGATGGCCACGCGGGAGATGGTGACGTTGCGGATCGAGTTGGTGGACGCCTCCAGATCGATCGCGCCACGCTCGCCATTGTACAGGTCCTGGCTGGTGCCGCTGCGGATGATGGTGCTATCGGTAAACTCTACCCCGGTATTGTCTTGGAAGTGATAGCCGGGGAATACCGTGTTCATGCGGAAGCCGGAGCCACCCACCGTGTCCACAATCAGGTTGTAGCTGGCCTTGTGACCGCTGCCACCAAAGAACGCCACCGCCGCCGCGCGCCAGTTATTCTCGATGGTGTTGTGAGTGAACAGGTTGTTCACTCCCGGTGGTGCGGCGTTGTAATTACTGGTCCACACCGCCAGTGCATCGTCACCGTTATTGCGCAGGCTGCAGTTGCGCACGGTGCTGTTGCTGGTGCCCTGGGCGAAGTTGACCCCGTCCGCCAGGTTGTTGCGAATGCGGCTGTGTTCGATCAACAGATTCTCCGCATGGATCGCCGGGTTATGCGCATAGTCACCCACCCAGAAGCCCGCTTCGAAATGCTCGACCCACACATTGTGAATGCGCGAGTTGTTGCCGAAGTTGTCCATAAACGCTTTGTAAATTGCATTCTGGCTGTAGCGCGAGCGCAGGTTGGAGTTCATATACACATGGCTGAAATCCAGTTGGCCGAGTATGCGCAGGGAGATACCGCCGCTGGCGGAGTTGGCATTGGTGAACTGGATATTGGTATGCCAGATACCGGCGCCAACAACCGTCAGGTTCTGAATCATGTTATCGGTACTGCCCACCCGCCACATATCGTTCAGGTGGAAGGTGCCCGGCGGAATGTACAGGCTCTGACCGGTGGCTACCGCCTGGTCCACGGCGTCCTCGAACGCGGCGAGATCGTCGATGCCATCATTGGCCACTGCGCCAAAGTCGGTCACCGCCACGGCATTGGCCGGGCGCGCGATTGCCGCGGGCACATGCTCGATCTCGATAAAGTCCACACCGTATTCGATAGCATCGGGACCTTTCTGAATACGGATCACATCGCCCGCCTGCAGCGGCGAATCCAGTTTCCAATGCACCTCGTCGAAACGGAACAGCGGGCGGCCGCCGCCGGGAGCATCATTGGGGTGGTCGCCGGAGAAATACTGCCAGGCGAAGTAGGAGGTCAGGTCGATGGTCTTTGCATACTGGCCATTGACGTACACATCCAGTGACCCGTTGAGCCCCATACCGTCGCCGGAGTCCGGCATGGTAAAGCGCATGGTCACCCCGGCACCACCTTCACCACTGCGCACCGTCCACTGGGTATAACTGCCACTGGCGGGCAGGGCGATATAGCTCTGTGCGCTGGCCTCGGAGGCAAGCTGACTCTGGTCAAAGGTGGGCGCACTGCGTACCACGGCACCGCCGCCGATGGTGGCGATATCCGTATCGTAACGGTAGTAGGGCATGGCCGCGCCGTGGCTGCTGTCCGGTTCCGGATGCGGCGAGCCGGAGCTGCCACCGCTGCCTGATCCTGACCCGGAGCCAGAACTCGAACCGGAGCCGGAGCTGGAGGAGCTTGAACCCGCACCGCTGGAGCTGCTCGAACTGCTGGAGCTGCTGCCAGTGCCTGAACTACCACCGGAACTGCCACCAGAGCTCGAACTTGAACTGGAGCTGGACCCGTTCAACCCGTTGATGGTGATATGGAAATCCGGTGACTCATCTTTGATATTCACCACATTGTTGAACATGGTCAGGTTGTTGAATTCCACACTGCCCACGGCGGGACCCTGGCCGGCTTCCGGCATGGGGTTGGACCAGATACCGAAGCCGGAGCGATTCGGATACTGCGGATCTACCTTGGCACCGGAAATGGTGACGTTGGTAAACACCGTATCCTCGAATACATTTTCGTGCTGACTGCCGGAGTACTTGGTCTGGAACATGATGCCGTGATAGGTGGGGTCGACAATTTCCAGATCCGAAATGCGGATGCCGCGGAAGGTACTGGATGCGGAGAACAGCCACATGGCCGGAAATACCTGATCTCCCCAGAAATGCCCACCGGAACGCAGAATGGTGATGCCCTCGAAATTGGTGGTGGGGGTGTACTGGAAGCCGGTAAATGCATAGCCGAAGTCCAGTGAGCTGATGGTGACGCCGCTGTAGGTCAGGGTATCTTCCACCTGGATATTGCGGAAGGTATTGCCCTGGCCACCGTAACTGGCGAGACCGGCCGCGCGCCAGGGTGTCATGGCGGTGAGGTTTTCATACAGATTGTTCTGCACGATACCGCCGCCGTTATCCGTGGCTGCAAACAGTGCGAAGCTGTCGTCACCGGTGGAGCGTGCTTCGCTATTGAACACATGGTTGCCGC encodes the following:
- a CDS encoding sugar phosphate isomerase/epimerase family protein, producing MTSAAENSAESNVVHQPQFRGVQLYTLRNQMQESVDQTLTRVAAAGYRQVEFAGFYDHSAREIRTLLDNHGLTAPASHFPLEAMEADFAAVIEQAKTLGSRYIVLAWLEQSRRSAADYRRLVEGLNDWGRQARAAGLRLAYHNHDFEFESTSDQGDGFIPYQLLLDNTDPQLVYFEMDLYWMHRAGQEPEHYFSRYPGRFPLWHLKDADTEGGMADVGQGVIDFPALLAHAKQAGLEYAFVERDDAAAPYDSIQRSLRTIKRWD
- a CDS encoding LacI family DNA-binding transcriptional regulator, which codes for MTGIIEIAKAANVSPSTVSRVIHNPELVSEEKRNQVLEVINRTGYTPSNLGAGLRKAKTNNLVAIIPDVTSAFNYPVIRAIESIALENGYSLLLGDTQELESRERSFAAMARSRQADGILLFCSNLPIDVDPDIPLADQLPPMVNACEPIDLPGLPKVNIDNVAAAEEAVNYLITLGHKRIAAITGHLKSPSTQDRLKGYRYALRGAGIQVDDSLIEAGNYGLKDAEQATRKLMAQPNRPTAIFNFSDEMAMSCLATLHDMGLRIPQDVSVMGFDDISYAEYCYPALTTVAQPMTEIGIECMELLLPQLNGKKMQACNKILPHRLMIRKSTGPAPAG
- a CDS encoding discoidin domain-containing protein yields the protein MMKFRLSHASWRHYRGTSGHLSKPKATVLAASALLNLFYLLPAQAQTNLASGAQLNATSYTDVYGAGNANDGNQASYWESTNNAFPQSLTADLGSVKSLTSITLKLPGNWESRNQTLSVSGSSDGGSYNTIVGSASYHFNQGSGNTVDIPFNSTNARYLRVTVTGNDGWPAGQVSELEIYGDDSGSSSSSSGGSSSSSSSGGSSGGTPSSYPVIDASATATSAVGHLPPANMTDGNASSYWESGGGFPQSATFDLGSTHYVDQVTMKLPPDFAWQARTQTIAISGSDNGVNFFPLAGAQGYSFDPATGNTTFASFAETALRYVRLEVTGNTGWNAGQFSEVEIHGYPDPVPPGVPQNLLISGGTSTTLFLSWDAAPLAEGYEILRDGLLIGSTVETAYADSGLTPATSYQYAVRAYNQFGTSDDSIGVTGTTQQEGTSPDPTVRGADMLYSIYQAENGVTGGGAQVLAPNRSIGDLAGEASGRSAVTLSSTGAYVEFTTEEDTNTLVTRFSIPDAPGGGGITSSLNVYVNGQFEKTLPLTSKHAWLYGNEASPQDNPGAGAPRHIYDEANLMFDRVIPAGSVIRLQKDAGNDSQYTIDFISLENVSPIPNPNPGTFVVPNGFTHQAVQQAITDAAGSGAEGVYLPPGNYETNYKFQVTQAPLKIVGAGPWYTRFYTPSSQTNTDAGFAVSQAANGSTFANFSFFGNYVSRIDGPGKVFDFNGVRNMTLDNLWVEHQVCMFWGASVHDTVIRNARIRNTFADGVNFTNGSSGNHVFNSEARSTGDDSFALFAATDNGGGIVQNNLYENLTAMTPWRAAGLASYGGQGNTFRNIQVEDTLTYSGVTISSLDFGYAFTGFQYTPTTNFEGITILRSGGHFWGDQVFPAMWLFSASSTFRGIRISDLEIVDPTYHGIMFQTKYSGSQHENVFEDTVFTNVTISGAKVDPQYPNRSGFGIWSNPMPEAGQGPAVGSVEFNNLTMFNNVVNIKDESPDFHITINGLNGSSSSSSSSSGGSSGGSSGTGSSSSSSSSSSGAGSSSSSSGSGSSSGSGSGSGSGGSSGSPHPEPDSSHGAAMPYYRYDTDIATIGGGAVVRSAPTFDQSQLASEASAQSYIALPASGSYTQWTVRSGEGGAGVTMRFTMPDSGDGMGLNGSLDVYVNGQYAKTIDLTSYFAWQYFSGDHPNDAPGGGRPLFRFDEVHWKLDSPLQAGDVIRIQKGPDAIEYGVDFIEIEHVPAAIARPANAVAVTDFGAVANDGIDDLAAFEDAVDQAVATGQSLYIPPGTFHLNDMWRVGSTDNMIQNLTVVGAGIWHTNIQFTNANSASGGISLRILGQLDFSHVYMNSNLRSRYSQNAIYKAFMDNFGNNSRIHNVWVEHFEAGFWVGDYAHNPAIHAENLLIEHSRIRNNLADGVNFAQGTSNSTVRNCSLRNNGDDALAVWTSNYNAAPPGVNNLFTHNTIENNWRAAAVAFFGGSGHKASYNLIVDTVGGSGFRMNTVFPGYHFQDNTGVEFTDSTIIRSGTSQDLYNGERGAIDLEASTNSIRNVTISRVAIYDTQRSAIQVGYGGGFQNIVFNDIVIDGTGLDGVTTSRFSSPHPGAAFFSYTGNGTVNINNWSTTDIAHPDTIFIQPGFNLLIQ